One segment of Theobroma cacao cultivar B97-61/B2 chromosome 9, Criollo_cocoa_genome_V2, whole genome shotgun sequence DNA contains the following:
- the LOC108663353 gene encoding uncharacterized protein LOC108663353: MLSEERNKAMTESKTNNIMDCKGMSSEWITNEIWDDLVDTVWGTEERKNKSRKGRQNRLTPKERSIPKHTGGSVPFVVYAKKMAIEMKRNVSFLEVFNRTHKRMVGHGDFIDNKSKSTSKYGEDSSFQPEFDPHAWIEATERMETTRTHVYGFGTWVPVTALLSGTQSNVVTSESTCGPINSNATNLAIALEEKLKNLSKNLGKIREEIRGEIHEEIKNAMTKSMSKFMAHMETMIVTTALSKHGNAGTSSSNLDK; this comes from the exons ATGCTTTCAGAGGAGAGGAATAAAGCAATGACAGAATCTAAaacaaacaatattatggATTGCAAAGGCATGTCAAGTGAATGGATCACAAATGAAATTTGGGATGACCTTGTCGATACAGTATGGGGTACAGAAGAACGGAAAAACAAATCGAGAAAAGGAAGGCAAAATCGTTTAACGCCAAAAGAAAGAAGCATTCCAAAGCACACTGGCGGTTCAGTTCCATTTGTTGTTTATGCAAAAAAGATG GCAATTGAGATGAAAAGAAATGTTAGCTTTTTGGAAGTGTTCAACCGGACGCATAAGCGTATGGTGGGTCACGGTGATTTTATAGATAACAAGTCTAAATCTACCAGT AAGTATGGTGAAGATTCATCTTTTCAGCCAGAGTTTGATCCACATGCTTGGATTGAAGCAACTGAACGGATGGAGACTACACGCACTCACGTATATGGGTTTGGTACTTGGGTGCCTGTTACAGCTCTACTTAGTGGAACACAAAGCAATGTAGTAACATCTGAGTCTACGTGTGGCCCTATCAACTCAAATGCCACCAATCTCGCAATTGCAttagaagaaaaattgaaaaatttatcaaaaaactTGGGTAAGATTCGTGAGGAAATACGTGGCGAAATAcatgaagaaattaagaatGCAATGACGAAAAGTATGAGTAAATTTATGGCACATATGGAAACAATGATCGTGACTACTGCGCTTTCAAAACATGGAAATGCGGGTACTTCAAGCTCAAATCTTGACAAGTAA